A single window of Zea mays cultivar B73 chromosome 10, Zm-B73-REFERENCE-NAM-5.0, whole genome shotgun sequence DNA harbors:
- the LOC103641135 gene encoding pentatricopeptide repeat-containing protein At2g26790, mitochondrial gives MILSRWLKCTAEWFRHSKDLSREVPSCNYSVLASVHHDDSSGDERLNYASDNEPIQKQQKSLSSYSVVQALRCLRRKPAVAFAYFKDIHSLGFNHDFSTYSEIIQILSHSFQGKMLVSLFCEILSGTANGDPEILTLIGHLSKTCATSHILSYAVNCLIKAYTNSHDVQETVEMFCHLCRLGFVPTLWACSFLIKFVSQSGDSDMVVRAYDQMKCFQLMLDTQSLNIVIRSFFEVNKAEESFQVWVRMIEMGMKPDAHGYSSFIIGLCDCGKYDLAYNMVSKYTVLHEITQERVAIESIAYNMVIDGLCKEMKLEEAEKVLDIKTRHGSTPDLYGYSYLIRSYCKMGNLEKVWHYIEAMVSHGIEINCYIVGYLLQCLKKLGMISEVIVHFQKFRDLGLHLDGVLYNIAMDAYCKLGNMNEAVKLLTEMMAGGLVPDKIHYTCLINGYCLKGEMENAWQVFEQMLKENVKPDVVTYNILASGYSRNGTVIKVYDLLEHMMNQGLEPNSLTYGVAITSFCRGGNLSEAEVLFNIVEEKGIDNIELLYSSMVCGYLHSGWTDHAHALFLRVAKQGNMVDQFSCSKLINGLCIDEKVEEASTVCSMMLEKNVIPDVISYSKLISAYCQNRDMHNAHLWFLDMDERGLSDVIVYTILMNGYCKVGRLQEACDLFVQMINLGIKPDVVAYTVLLDGHLKETLHQGWQGIAKERRIFFLRTKHKTLLSYMKDMEIEPDVTCYTVLIDGQCKAEYLDEARELFDEMLAKGLTPDVYAYTALINGYCSQGEIAKAEDLLQEMTDKGMKPDVLTFSVLHQRTLRHRKAHSYS, from the coding sequence ATGATCCTGTCACGGTGGCTCAAATGCACTGCTGAATGGTTCAGGCACAGTAAGGATTTATCGCGGGAAGTTCCTTCTTGCAACTACTCCGTACTCGCTTCAGTTCACCATGATGACTCAAGCGGTGATGAAAGGCTGAATTATGCTTCTGATAATGAGCCTATCCAGAAACAGCAGAAGTCTTTGAGCTCTTACAGTGTTGTGCAGGCTCTCCGCTGCCTAAGGAGGAAGCCTGCAGTTGCATTTGCCTACTTTAAAGATATACATAGCCTTGGTTTTAACCATGACTTCTCAACCTACTCAGAGATCATACAAATTTTATCCCATTCATTCCAGGGGAAGATGTTGGTATCCTTGTTTTGTGAGATTCTTTCGGGAACTGCTAATGGTGACCCAGAAATCTTAACACTTATTGGTCACTTGAGCAAAACTTGTGCCACTTCTCACATACTCTCATATGCAGTCAATTGCTTAATCAAGGCATACACTAACAGCCACGACGTACAAGAAACAGTAGAGATGTTTTGTCACCTTTGCAGGCTTGGATTTGTTCCTACACTTTGGGCTTGCAGTTTCCTTATCAAATTTGTATCCCAGAGTGGTGATTCAGATATGGTTGTTAGAGCTTATGATCAAATGAAGTGCTTTCAGTTGATGCTGGATACTCAATCATTGAACATAGTCATTAGGTCGTTTTTTGAAGTAAATAAGGCAGAAGAATCATTTCAAGTGTGGGTTAGGATGATTGAAATGGGAATGAAACCTGATGCACATGGATACTCATCATTTATAATTGGCCTTTGTGATTGTGGAAAGTACGATCTAGCTTATAACATGGTAAGCAAATACACTGTTCTTCATGAGATCACCCAGGAAAGGGTTGCAATTGAGTCCATCGCTTATAATATGGTAATTGATGGACTATGCAAAGAAATGAAACTGGAGGAGGCTGAAAAAGTCTTGGACATCAAGACCAGACATGGATCTACCCCTGATCTATATGGTTATAGCTATCTCATTCGTAGTTATTGCAAAATGGGTAACTTAGAAAAGGTGTGGCATTATATTGAAGCCATGGTATCCCATGGCATCGAGATAAATTGTTACATTGTTGGTTACCTTCTACAGTGCCTCAAGAAGCTAGGCATGATATCTGAAGTTATTGTTCACTTCCAGAAATTTAGAGATCTAGGACTCCATCTTGACGGCGTTCTTTATAACATTGCTATGGATGCTTATTGCAAGCTTGGGAACATGAATGAGGCAGTTAAGCTACTAACTGAAATGATGGCGGGAGGTTTGGTCCCAGACAAAATCCACTATACATGCCTGATCAATGGTTATTGTCTGAAAGGAGAAATGGAAAATGCCTGGCAAGTATTTGAGCAGATGCTGAAGGAAAATGTAAAACCAGATGTAGTAACATATAACATATTGGCCAGTGGGTATAGCAGGAATGGCACTGTTATTAAGGTATATGACCTTCTTGAGCACATGATGAATCAAGGGTTGGAGCCTAATTCACTCACCTATGGTGTAGCTATTACTAGTTTTTGTAGAGGAGGCAACTTGAGCGAAGCAGAGGTATTATTTAATATAGTAGAAGAAAAAGGGATAGATAATATTGAACTGCTGTACAGTTCTATGGTTTGTGGTTATTTGCACTCGGGCTGGACTGACCATGCTCACGCACTTTTTCTTAGAGTTGCTAAACAAGGAAATATGGTGGATCAATTTTCATGTTCAAAATTGATAAATGGCCTCTGCATAGATGAAAAGGTTGAGGAGGCTTCAACCGTGTGTAGTATGATGCTGGAAAAGAATGTTATTCCTGATGTAATTTCATATAGCAAACTTATTTCAGCTTATTGTCAGAACAGAGATATGCACAATGCTCACTTATGGTTCCTTGATATGGATGAAAGAGGACTTTCTGATGTCATTGTATACACTATACTGATGAATGGTTATTGCAAGGTTGGTCGGTTGCAAGAAGCATGTGACTTATTTGTTCAAATGATAAATTTAGGAATCAAGCCTGATGTAGTTGCATACACAGTGCTATTGGATGGCCACCTAAAGGAGACCCTACACCAAGGGTGGCAGGGTATCGCTAAGGAAAGGAGGATCTTTTTTCTTAGAACAAAGCATAAGACATTGCTGAGCTATATGAAAGACATGGAGATCGAACCTGATGTAACCTGTTACACAGTATTGATTGATGGACAGTGCAAAGCAGAATATCTAGATGAAGCACGTGAATTGTTTGATGAGATGTTAGCGAAAGGACTTACCCCTGATGTTTACGCGTACACAGCTCTTATAAATGGATACTGTAGCCAGGGAGAGATAGCTAAGGCTGAAGATCTTTTACAAGAAATGACAGATAAGGGAATGAAGCCAGATGTACTGACCTTTTCAGTATTACATCAGAGAACTTTGAGACATCGAAAGGCTCATTCATACTCATGA